One window from the genome of Gimesia aquarii encodes:
- a CDS encoding DUF1501 domain-containing protein, with protein sequence MTTAIPRREFLYGMGASLGALALTDLQAAEKKVTNPLAPKPSLHQPKAKAVIMLFMEGGPSQADTFDPKPKLNQLHLTESKRTKGLATGKRFYVGSPFKSRKVGNAGIDMSDQWKFLADPVVADELCVYRGCQAESLNHPEALLHMNTGSRLGGDPGVGAWVTYGLGSENQNLPGYVVMTELALPQAGPANWTNGFLPSHYQGTRLRSTGSPILDLNPPKYKSRAHQRKALDQLAMLNSLHADAHPEHAELQARMESYELAYRMQMSVPGIIDLNSEPQHLQSAYGLDRKETAAFGRQCMLARRLVEQGVRFVQIFSGGWDSHDYLERGHSSRIASVDQPIAALIKDLKARGLLDETLVVWTGEFGRTPDNNYRGGVTALGRGHNIDAMNMWFAGGGVKRGAVIGATDEIASEAVEVVHPIRDVHVTMLHLLGLDDNKLTYFHGGRYKQLSQFGGELIPEIMA encoded by the coding sequence ATGACAACTGCAATACCCCGCCGTGAGTTTTTATATGGGATGGGTGCATCATTGGGGGCGTTGGCGCTCACTGACCTGCAGGCTGCTGAGAAAAAGGTGACGAATCCTTTAGCTCCCAAACCATCTCTGCATCAGCCAAAGGCGAAAGCGGTGATCATGCTCTTTATGGAAGGAGGACCATCACAGGCAGACACGTTCGACCCCAAGCCAAAATTGAATCAACTGCATTTGACTGAGTCTAAGCGAACAAAAGGATTAGCAACAGGCAAGCGATTTTATGTCGGCAGTCCTTTCAAATCACGCAAGGTGGGGAATGCAGGAATCGACATGTCCGACCAGTGGAAGTTCCTGGCAGATCCAGTCGTTGCAGACGAATTATGCGTCTACCGTGGTTGTCAGGCTGAATCGCTCAATCATCCCGAAGCTTTGCTTCACATGAATACTGGCAGTCGGCTCGGTGGCGATCCAGGTGTGGGGGCCTGGGTGACTTACGGACTTGGGTCCGAGAACCAGAATCTTCCCGGTTATGTTGTCATGACAGAATTGGCACTCCCACAGGCAGGTCCTGCAAACTGGACCAATGGCTTTCTCCCTTCGCACTATCAGGGGACAAGATTACGGTCTACCGGTTCACCGATCCTTGATCTGAATCCCCCCAAGTACAAATCTCGCGCGCATCAGCGAAAAGCGTTGGATCAACTGGCGATGCTCAACTCTCTTCATGCGGATGCACATCCCGAGCACGCGGAGTTACAGGCGCGTATGGAAAGCTACGAGCTTGCGTACCGCATGCAGATGTCAGTTCCGGGTATCATTGATCTCAACAGTGAACCTCAGCATCTACAGTCCGCTTATGGGCTGGATCGCAAAGAAACAGCCGCCTTTGGTCGTCAATGCATGTTGGCACGGCGTCTCGTAGAGCAGGGGGTTCGGTTCGTACAGATTTTCTCTGGGGGGTGGGACAGCCATGACTATCTCGAACGAGGCCATTCCTCACGCATTGCCAGTGTTGATCAACCCATTGCCGCCTTAATTAAAGACCTCAAGGCACGCGGTCTGCTCGATGAAACGCTTGTTGTCTGGACGGGGGAATTCGGTCGCACTCCTGATAACAATTACCGAGGAGGTGTCACTGCGCTCGGTCGTGGTCACAACATCGATGCGATGAATATGTGGTTTGCAGGCGGAGGTGTGAAACGTGGTGCAGTTATCGGAGCGACTGATGAAATTGCTTCCGAAGCTGTCGAAGTGGTTCATCCCATACGCGATGTGCATGTCACCATGCTGCACCTGCTCGGACTGGATGACAATAAACTGACTTATTTCCACGGTGGTCGTTATAAACAGCTTTCTCAATTTGGTGGCGAACTAATCCCAGAGATCATGGCCTAG
- a CDS encoding PSD1 and planctomycete cytochrome C domain-containing protein, with the protein MASHKYLSLIAIITGLCFALNMANLSQSAEQNKKRDQVAAERLFTLKVLPLLKVKCFGCHGHDPKDVRGDYNLMTREGMLKGTDPEEPPLVPGNPNKSPLYQAVLWNGSEMPPKENDRLTKTETEWIRKWIAAGAPWPDAKTQLAIQKQEWSVRENDEGIIVDTSGGLADDWTYRRYRPEDIWAFQPLKQVDMQKMKLAGQHPIDFFVQRKIDKEKLKVAPQADAPTLIRRATYDLTGLPPGLKDVSQFRKAWKKNPQQAWADLIDRLLQSHAYGERWAQHWLDVVRYSDTAGFSNDYERSNAWRYRDYVIRSFNRDKPFNEFVVEQIAGDELRPGDPEAVIATGFLRMGPWGTAMIPQKELRQIYLDDLVHNVGQSFLSIPMRCCKCHDHKFDPVPTRDYYSMYAAFAATQPAEMNVAFLPEENRKGFAEKRKLVAELLEYAKAERDKVVNKQEAAAKKWYAEHNLPYKNENARKKDPEDKKPPRHVGLTPEEKGIKKVREQDVWIWQRRLERYEPMAQAVYNGQDDYKNGRKLRPPKRINHKWRPENFILSGGSLEAPSHPVSPGVLSATGLAVNSQAGNPHQITADLQGRRLSLAEWIANDKNPLTARSIVNRVWQYHFGKGLVKTANNFGAKGGKPTHPELLDWLTTDFIKHGWKLKRLHRLIMSSEVYQRSSKPLNVKKQATIDPDNALLASFPPRRLTAEELRDSALLISGELNPEMGGVPIMPEINREVALQPRMIQFSIAPAHQPSRTPAERNRRTIYAYRVRGQADPFLEIMNLPNPNESCEMRNSASVSPQAFTLLNSDTMTDRSIAFALRIQQERPSQPAEWINRAIQLAYSRRPTPQEQESLEKYLKEMQIYHREHQPEKIEYPTQVVRSLVEELTGDTFEFIEKLNVYEDYVPDAKPWTVDAETRALADVCLLLLNSNEFLFVY; encoded by the coding sequence ATGGCAAGCCATAAGTATCTTTCATTGATTGCCATCATTACGGGACTGTGTTTTGCATTGAATATGGCAAACTTGAGCCAATCCGCGGAGCAGAATAAGAAACGGGATCAAGTTGCCGCGGAGCGTCTTTTCACTCTGAAAGTTTTGCCTCTGCTCAAAGTCAAATGCTTTGGTTGTCATGGTCATGATCCGAAAGATGTCCGCGGTGATTATAATCTGATGACGCGCGAGGGAATGCTTAAAGGTACTGACCCGGAAGAACCGCCACTCGTACCAGGTAATCCCAATAAGAGTCCACTATATCAGGCTGTTCTTTGGAATGGTTCTGAAATGCCGCCCAAAGAGAATGATCGACTGACGAAGACTGAAACGGAATGGATCAGAAAATGGATTGCTGCGGGGGCTCCGTGGCCGGACGCGAAGACACAATTAGCGATCCAGAAGCAGGAATGGTCTGTTCGTGAAAATGATGAGGGGATCATTGTTGATACAAGTGGAGGGTTAGCAGATGACTGGACCTATCGTCGCTACCGGCCGGAAGATATCTGGGCATTCCAACCGTTGAAACAGGTAGACATGCAAAAGATGAAGCTGGCGGGGCAACACCCAATCGACTTCTTTGTTCAAAGAAAAATTGATAAAGAAAAGCTCAAAGTAGCACCGCAGGCCGATGCCCCAACCTTGATTCGGCGTGCGACCTACGATCTGACCGGTTTGCCTCCTGGCCTCAAAGATGTGTCACAATTTCGCAAGGCGTGGAAAAAAAATCCGCAACAGGCATGGGCTGACCTCATTGATCGATTATTGCAGAGTCATGCTTATGGAGAACGCTGGGCACAACATTGGCTGGATGTCGTGAGGTATTCCGATACGGCTGGTTTTTCGAATGACTATGAGCGATCAAACGCCTGGCGTTATCGCGACTATGTGATTCGGTCTTTTAACAGAGACAAACCTTTTAATGAATTTGTTGTAGAACAAATCGCAGGCGATGAACTTCGTCCCGGTGATCCAGAGGCAGTCATTGCAACAGGATTTCTACGGATGGGACCTTGGGGAACTGCGATGATTCCGCAAAAAGAACTTCGACAGATTTATCTCGATGATCTGGTTCATAATGTAGGTCAATCCTTTCTCTCAATCCCCATGCGATGCTGTAAATGTCACGATCACAAGTTTGATCCCGTACCAACCCGCGACTACTACAGCATGTATGCCGCGTTCGCGGCCACACAGCCGGCGGAAATGAACGTCGCTTTTCTGCCTGAGGAGAACCGCAAGGGATTCGCTGAAAAACGAAAATTAGTTGCAGAACTCCTCGAGTATGCGAAAGCCGAGCGCGACAAAGTTGTTAACAAACAGGAAGCAGCGGCAAAGAAATGGTATGCCGAGCATAATTTGCCTTACAAGAACGAAAACGCCCGGAAAAAAGATCCCGAAGACAAAAAGCCGCCTCGTCATGTAGGCCTGACACCAGAAGAAAAGGGAATCAAGAAGGTGCGTGAACAGGATGTATGGATCTGGCAACGTCGCCTGGAACGTTATGAGCCGATGGCGCAGGCGGTTTATAACGGACAGGATGACTATAAGAATGGCAGAAAGCTACGACCACCAAAACGCATCAATCACAAGTGGCGACCAGAAAATTTCATTCTCAGTGGTGGTTCTCTCGAAGCACCTTCACATCCCGTTTCACCTGGAGTGTTGAGTGCGACGGGACTTGCGGTCAATTCACAAGCAGGGAATCCTCATCAAATCACAGCCGACCTTCAGGGACGTCGCCTTTCGTTGGCAGAGTGGATTGCAAATGACAAGAATCCACTCACAGCACGTTCGATCGTCAATCGAGTCTGGCAATACCACTTTGGTAAAGGTCTCGTGAAGACCGCGAACAATTTTGGAGCCAAAGGGGGGAAGCCGACTCATCCTGAGTTGCTTGACTGGCTGACAACCGACTTCATCAAACATGGCTGGAAATTGAAACGCCTGCATCGATTAATCATGTCTTCTGAGGTTTATCAACGCTCCAGCAAACCACTTAATGTAAAGAAGCAGGCGACTATTGACCCTGACAATGCGCTCCTGGCATCATTCCCGCCACGCCGACTCACGGCTGAGGAATTGAGAGACAGTGCGCTGCTCATTAGTGGCGAATTGAATCCAGAAATGGGTGGGGTTCCCATAATGCCTGAGATCAATAGGGAAGTGGCGCTACAGCCGCGTATGATTCAGTTTTCGATTGCACCCGCCCATCAACCTTCACGAACTCCGGCTGAACGAAATCGTCGTACGATTTATGCATACCGAGTTCGTGGTCAGGCTGATCCCTTCCTCGAAATTATGAATCTTCCGAATCCCAATGAGTCTTGTGAAATGAGAAACTCTGCATCGGTATCTCCACAGGCCTTTACTCTACTCAATAGTGACACGATGACAGATCGGTCCATTGCCTTTGCTTTACGAATTCAGCAGGAACGACCCTCTCAACCCGCGGAGTGGATAAACCGAGCCATCCAACTGGCATATAGCCGACGTCCCACTCCACAAGAGCAGGAGAGCCTGGAAAAGTATTTGAAAGAGATGCAGATTTATCATCGAGAACATCAGCCGGAAAAGATCGAATATCCGACGCAGGTCGTGAGGTCACTGGTTGAGGAACTGACCGGCGATACATTCGAATTCATCGAAAAGTTGAACGTGTATGAAGACTACGTTCCGGATGCGAAGCCGTGGACCGTAGACGCCGAGACGCGCGCACTCGCCGATGTCTGTCTACTGCTATTGAACTCCAACGAATTTCTGTTTGTTTACTAA
- a CDS encoding LamG-like jellyroll fold domain-containing protein, whose amino-acid sequence MSSQIEELESLLFDWEAGTLNNEGMARIQEILSQDESARKFFLQQQIMSAALKLEGDAGLIRPAVEDSTNDNVQRVKPVRHSAARPFRFNYWIVATAMLLICALIGRIVYLEFSPDSNQRVSVTADSNSQPQREEATSRGVAIITRLMDVTWDDGQAAIEVGDALPPGRLAIQSGFAQVEFFCGATLIIEGPADLEIESETLARVHNGRLRAQVPPAARGFSLEVDDMKVVDLGTEFGLSVSEEGADVQVFDGEVELQENNQKQLLTAGQALVRNPTGIFERSEMTPERYLDIAALESRAQGRRTARYEQWKAWSEKLRNDPRLITYFAFDQNGGWERRLKCDVLPKNSELDGAIVGARSVPGRWKMKRALEFKQPGDRVRVQIPGEFSSLTFACWVRIDSLDRWYNSLFLTDNYNQGEPHWQILDTGQIYFSVRPSKRGTQGAPDRKVLSPPFWKPSLSGKWLHLATTYDVDAQRTTHYLNGKVLYSESIPDSQLVKTTRIGAATIGNWSMSTKPDARFAIRNLNGRIDELAIFAAALTAEEIKEMYDNGKP is encoded by the coding sequence ATGAGTTCACAAATTGAAGAACTGGAATCACTACTATTTGATTGGGAAGCAGGCACGCTTAACAATGAGGGAATGGCCCGTATTCAGGAAATTTTGAGTCAAGATGAGTCTGCTCGGAAATTCTTTCTTCAACAACAAATAATGAGTGCGGCTTTGAAGCTGGAAGGCGATGCGGGACTCATTCGACCTGCTGTTGAAGATTCCACAAATGACAATGTTCAACGGGTAAAGCCAGTAAGGCATTCAGCAGCCCGTCCATTCCGCTTTAACTATTGGATCGTCGCTACTGCCATGTTACTGATTTGTGCTCTCATCGGGCGCATTGTCTATTTAGAATTTTCACCAGATTCTAATCAAAGAGTTTCTGTAACCGCGGATTCCAATTCACAGCCGCAACGTGAGGAAGCCACTTCCCGTGGTGTGGCGATTATCACTCGACTGATGGACGTCACCTGGGATGATGGTCAAGCTGCTATCGAAGTTGGTGATGCACTCCCACCCGGGCGTTTAGCGATTCAATCGGGATTCGCTCAGGTTGAGTTTTTTTGTGGTGCTACCCTGATTATCGAAGGACCGGCTGACTTGGAAATTGAATCAGAGACTCTTGCGCGGGTACATAATGGGCGACTCAGGGCACAAGTTCCACCGGCAGCACGCGGTTTTTCACTCGAAGTGGATGATATGAAGGTGGTCGACCTGGGAACAGAGTTCGGCCTGTCTGTTTCAGAGGAAGGAGCCGATGTGCAGGTTTTTGATGGTGAAGTCGAATTGCAGGAAAATAATCAGAAGCAGCTTCTAACGGCCGGACAGGCACTGGTTCGTAATCCCACTGGCATATTCGAGAGGTCTGAAATGACCCCGGAGCGGTATCTCGATATTGCTGCGTTGGAGTCTCGCGCACAAGGGAGGCGTACTGCTCGATACGAGCAGTGGAAAGCCTGGTCTGAAAAACTAAGGAATGATCCAAGACTGATTACTTACTTCGCTTTTGACCAGAATGGAGGGTGGGAACGCAGACTTAAGTGTGATGTACTGCCAAAAAACAGTGAGTTGGATGGCGCCATTGTTGGTGCACGGTCTGTCCCCGGACGTTGGAAAATGAAACGCGCCCTGGAATTCAAACAGCCGGGCGATCGTGTGCGGGTACAGATTCCTGGAGAGTTCAGTTCACTGACGTTTGCCTGCTGGGTCCGCATTGACAGTCTCGACCGCTGGTACAATTCGCTTTTTCTGACAGACAATTACAATCAGGGTGAGCCCCACTGGCAAATTTTGGATACGGGGCAAATCTACTTTTCAGTAAGACCCAGTAAGCGTGGTACACAAGGAGCACCAGATCGTAAAGTGCTTTCGCCTCCGTTTTGGAAGCCGTCCCTCAGTGGGAAATGGTTGCATCTGGCAACCACTTATGATGTAGACGCTCAACGTACAACTCATTATTTAAATGGTAAAGTTTTATATTCAGAAAGTATTCCTGATTCACAACTGGTGAAAACAACGCGAATCGGAGCCGCAACGATTGGAAACTGGTCGATGTCAACCAAACCCGATGCGCGATTTGCCATCCGGAATCTCAATGGTCGTATTGACGAGTTGGCAATTTTTGCTGCTGCTCTGACCGCAGAAGAAATTAAGGAGATGTATGATAATGGCAAGCCATAA